The nucleotide sequence GATTGATCGAAGCAGCCAGACGAAACCCTGGTTCCTAGCTTCACTTCCCCTGGAACAGAGATCCGGCAGATCCCCACACAAGCCCGGATTGCCCAAGAAGCTATCCCTGTAAGTTTCTTTCTCGTACAGAGGAGGAAGGTCTCCAGAGAGGTGGTTGTTTGACAAATTAAATCTGTTCAGCTTCAAGCTCTGCAATTCAAGCGGAATATTACCAGAGAAAACATTTCCAGAGAGATCAAGATAATTGAGCACGGGCATGCTCCCAATTTGAGCTGGGATTTTCCCAGAGAGCTCATTGTTCGCAAGGTTCAACTCATTGAGCTTCTTTAACGACCGGAACCCAGACGGAAGCTCACCGGAAAGCTCGTTATTGTGAAGGTCCAGCCTGGTGAGCTCAATGAGCCTCATTAATGTTGCAGGGAGAGGCCCAGAAAGTTGGTTATCACTACCAGAAAACTCAACGAGATTCTCCGCCATTCCAATCTCATCGGGTATGCTTCCAATGAACCGATTTTCCGAGATAAGCAAAACAGAGAGATTAGAGGCCCCAGAGATCATCTTCGATATCCCACCAGAGAACAAATTCCCAACAAGCTCAAGTAGATTCACATTGGGTAGTCCCCAGAACGCCGCAGGAACCTCACCGGAGAGCCGATTACCCCTCAATCGAACTCTGGTCAAGCTCCAACAATGACCAAGGCTTTCCGGAATCTGCCCAGAGAACATATTAGAGATAAGAAGAAGCTCTTCAAGATATCCTTTCGCGCACAAATTTGCAGGTATTTCTCCTGACAATTCATTCTCCGAAACGTCAATCAACTTCAACGGGGAATTCTTCCCAAGGTCCTTAGGCAATTCTCCAGTAAGCCGGTTCCCGAAAAGCTTCAATTCATACAGGTTTGGAGACATGGCAATGCTTTCAGGCAGAGTTCCCTCCAAGTGATTTTCATACAAGTTGAGCGACTCCAGAGGTAAAGCACACAACTCATCAGGAATCGTTCCTTCCAAGTCGTTCATGGAAGCATCCAATCTCCGCAACGCCTTCAAATTCGACATCCCAGCAGGtagcccacctgatagagaatTGTTGAAGAGCTCAATCTGTACAACACTGGAAAGGTTAGTAATCGAGAGGGGTATGGGACCATGAAGATTGTTCATGGCGAAGTCCAAGTCCAGCAGGTTCTGAAGCCGACCAAGCGAGTCTGGAATCTGACCCACGAGATTGCATTGACTGAGCCAGAGAACTTCAAGACGAGTCAAATTACCGAATTCCGGAGGGATTTCACTCGGGGAGAATGGGTTGTAAGACAAATTAAGCTGTTTCAAAGTAGAAATGTTTCCGAGAAACGACGGGATGGTTCCATTGAAGAAATTCCCGACGAGTGAGAGCACCTCGAGCTCCGGGAATCGGCCAAAGGTCACCGGAATATCGGCGGATAAATTGTTTCCGGTGAGATCCAGGTGGCGGAGATTAGAGATGTCGGAGAGGGATGAGGGGAGTGGACCCACAAGGAGGTTTTGGGCGAGGTTGAGATGCTGGAGATTCCGGCAGGTAGAGATCTCATCAGGGAGGGAGGAGTTGATGGAATTGTTAAAGAGCGAAATGAAGGAGAGATTATGGAGGCGGCAGAGAAGGGTAGGGAAAGGTCCGGCGATGTCGGTGTTGGAAAGGTCGACCGAGTTGACGGAACCGGTGACGGAGTCGCATTTAATGCCATTCCAGTTACATGGCGACTCGTCTCTGTCGTTCCAATTGGAGAGTGCTCCATCTGGGTCGTCGAAGCCCTGCTTGACTTGTTGCAGGTAGAGACCTTCCTGGTTCAGAGAGAGAACCAGATTAGgtgagagaaaaagaaaccatagcagcagcagaagaagcATTGTTGCTTCTCGATTCAAGAGAGGGGAAGACGATGAAGCTAATACCacttgagagagaagaagaataggCTAATGTTTATCAGGTAAGAGAGCAACTACGAATCTCGAGGGAGGGAGAGATGAGAGGAATGACGTGTGAAGAAGACAGGGACTTAAGGGGTCTGTCGTGGTTGTATTTACAGGGTGGACTAGACTGGATTGGACTGGGGGTGTGGAAGGAGGGGGTGGGGACTGGGGAGTGGGAAGAGTGTAGATGAGACACGAGAGGGTAATTGTGAAGACAGTCACGTTCAAGCGACAGGTACATGAGAGAGTTCCCCATGCGTTGGATATTCCTTTCATATTTGTTTCagtattttgttatatttttgtttgttaaatttctaattttttcagTATATCGGTTCTCCCAATTTCATATTAGTGGTATCAAAGAATTCGATCCTCAACTCCAATCTTCGTCTGAAAAGAATGATTTAATGTCGAAATTAAGTTATTAGGAAAATGCAACCTATCTCCAGGCATATCATTTCGCACCTTATAAGTTGGTTTATAAGATTGAGTTCTCCtaaattcatatcatgatcattgTTATGGATAGACATTAAGTGGGTCATTTTCCAACTATTCTTTTGTCCAACCTATTTCGATCttaaatttaataatttatCTTTCGTGCATGTATATCCATGAATTTTTGAAGTGGTAatcctattttttttcaatgtttttATTTTACCACTTGATAAACTTATTAGTTTCTTTGTAATGTCAActtattagttttttttgtaatataGCATGTGAGCATGAAGTCTTAGGGTTATATTATAATTTGACATGTGGGCATGGGTCTATCAAATTTTAATCTCACCCATAGTTTTAGATATTGGTATCAGATCTGCCTCACCATTCAAATCGTATTGATATGGGCTAAAACTAATCCCAGTACCCGACCAATCTGAGGTTAGCTGTTGGTATATATTGGaacaagggtaaaatcataaaaacaaATACTtacttttttataaaaaaatggagGTTAAGATTAATCGTTACCGAATAATTCAAGATCGATGGTCAAGACCGACACAAATAGcaataccgataactaaatcaTTGATCACACCAAACATGTCACATGATAGAAAATAGGTGAACCACCCAGCCCAGCCACCTTGGTAAGCTTCTTTCCCTTTCCTATATTCAGTGGTTCTAGGGGGAAAGCAAAAGATGACGACTGAAAACTAAAGGAACTGATCGAGGGAGTGAGGTGAGCCGATTAGGTTACACTTACCGATTGGGATTTGGTGTGAAAATCCTCTTCGTTATCTCAGGATGGGAACCGGGATCCATTGGAAATATTGGTGAGTGTCAGTAAAGTGGGAGAACAGTGGCATTTGTCCAAAGTTTCGCTTTTCCAATACTTTCTCGCCAAAAAGAACAAATGACttgagtgagagtgagagagagagagagagcagagcaCGCCGCACCTCCAAAACCATTAAATTTTCCTTTGCCAGGAATGGTTGATTCCTATTCCACAACAGAAATTGCTTTATCCACTCCTCAGGTTTTCACTTTTACCAACCGGACCACTCTACCTTCCCTCAGTATTCTGCCAGTCATGATATCTTTCCACAGTGTGCCAAATCTCAAGGATTTATGGTTTGTTCCGGAGGGAGCAAGGTTTAATAACTCCGGAATGGAATCGATCAAGGCCAATATTGATCCGATAAATTCAGATCACCTTACGTTGAACAAAAATATCTTTGATTTTATGTTGAAAGTCACTTTTTTACCATTTACCCTTTATTCATAACAATCCATTGATAATATCGACCAAGAATCAAGATTGATAAAGGCTGATAAAAATCTAATCCAGTCAATACCGGCCAAGGATTTGAGGGACGGTATTCCGATACCGATTTGGATCGGATCCAATCAGATCGGTGGGTGTCGATCGgtttataccttttttttttttaatgtactagttttttactattttacccctaaaacgatacagaaACCGATCTGGATCGGTCAGGGATCAGGGATTGGTCTCAACCGATACCAATCAGATACggccgatacttgaaaccatgatatCGATGGATCGGATCGGATCAGATCAGATAGGTGGATGTCGATCGGTTTTACCccagtttcttttttaaaagtactaattttttactattttacccctaaaacgatacagaaACCGTTCGAATTGGTCAAGGATTAGGGATCGGTCTAAGTTGATACCGATCCGATACAGTCAacacttgaaaccatgataCCAAAggatcggatcggatcggtGGATGTCAGTCGGTTttacctctattttttttttttttaagtactagatttttactattttacctttGAAATGATACAGAAACTAATCCGAATCGGTCAGGGATCAAGGATTGGTCTCAGTCGATATCAATCCGATACggccgatacttgaaaccatgatacAGGTTAAcctgattcctcaaaccatagaggagagagagcgagagaccAATTGGGCAATCAtgagggtgttaatcggtttggtttcggtttaaacggtgcagatcagttcggttcggttcacatttatttgactaaaaccataaccgcaccatttactaaactgttccactttctgaaaccatgaccgtttagtaaatggtttcagtttcCACGATTTCTAAATGGTGTtggtttcacgattttaaacggtttcggtttcggtttattccatacggtttataaaacggttcacaatcggtttgttataacttgcaaccatctctaaactgaagatcgtaagcttatcaaaaaataattggcaaccacaaataagagattctatattaacgatggtatgtcttaatttgataatctagtgctatttctttgcatagtcattctcaaacatttagaactaatatcatacaacatccaaatccagccttctacagcataaaatattaaaatgacaggtggttcagccaaaacaccccatctatgataacataataacatagtaacatatatgaattacaagttcatgatctaaagcctaaatttgaactgaattgtgataaatcataccaaagcaggatgggcacttaatttaattgttaattgttatacggattactgccctttctttatttaattgttatacggattaatcggatcagtttaaatggttttaaacggttcggtttaaacggtttcaatttggtttgaaaccaatgggttccatggttaaaaccgacccgacccgtttagctaatcggcctgaaacttgaaaccataaccgcaccatttactaaacggttttatggtttcgatgtaaacggatcgattcgatttcagtaaacggtttcgattacaaattcacatccttagccAATCATATTGTTTTCAGAACAAAGGAATCCCATGTCCGACACCCAGCCATAGAAAATGGGTTGGTTGGTTGTTTGGTTGGTCattctggtttggtttggaATTTATTAGGTCGGATCTTTGGTTGATGCGATGATGTCCAAATCATGGCCCCACCTCTCTATGGCTAGGGATGGATGGACCAGGGCCACCGGTTGCTTTTATGATTCTTCCCCATCTTTTTTATCTACTCTATCCTTTCCTTTAAACTTTGGTAACAATTCTTGTAATTAATGATTTGTTGCTTAAAGGATGTTCTTTCCTTCTTGATGCATTCGAATGTTGTGGTACTTTAATTCTGATTCTGgtcataaaaattaaaatatatactTATAAATTTTACAAAACTCAGGGAAAATAACCATCATAGATATCTTCTTCATATAGCCCAACAAGATTTGTTCCTGGCACACGTATTAAATGTTGAAACATCTTAATTATAAAATTCATAAACATGTAGCACTACCACGTTGGGGagattgaaataaaataattgtaATATAGAATTATCGTTtacttatttatattttgggTAAGAGAATCCTATCGATTTAGTGTAAGAAATACCAGACGCGCAAGTCAATGGAAGGAAACACAAGAACATCTTTAGCGCACATCAAGGAGCAGCACAGTCTTTTCATGCCTACCTCAATGTATGCATTGTTTATGCTAGACTGATAAGACTattttttccttagattttATACCAAAAAGAGGTGTTTCAATAATATATAGTATAAGAGAAATCCATTTTCTAGTATATAAAACgattaaatattatttttgtataatttatttcattatattttatatatgttaATTATTTGaacatggaatttttttattatggcAGGTAATACTGGTTTCCTTCGAAATGGAAATTTcttgagaaaattacatgattacacaAAATCCAGGAGAATTAGAAATGATTTCAAACTAGAAAGCCAGATTTGATTTAGGTGTTAGTATGAGGGATTAGAACTTACTAGCAAACAATcagttttagttcttttttaATACTTTATTAGACCCAAATTTTCGCTCCTAGTGTTTTTAGAAAGCAACCGTATTAAACTTGTATTATATCATTATCGTACACGCATTATTGCATCGAATTTTTAAAAAGTACTATTATCATATCAACTATTTAATTATCGCACATATCTATTCCCATAATACTGCCGTTATCGAAATTACTGAATAAGCTTCTAGCTAACCTTGCATAGTATAGATGTTCACATTATTGAGAGGTACTAGCCAACTTAAAATAGTAGAGGGATTCCATTATTGAATCTCACAAATGTATACAATATGGGTTGTTACTCAGAAGGGGACATGCAAGCATTATATGATATAGGGTTCTATTTATCCTTTCTACAATAGTAAATAGGATAGGGGTCTAATATTGCAATGATACATAGCGattgaattttccttttctaaaTATCTTTAAGTTATGACCGAACGATAGAGCAGAATATTCTAGGGTAGGTCTGACCAGGATCAAAGTGACAGTTATACATGTTTCTTATGTTATATATTTATGAATAATCAATAATAGTCATTTAATGATTTTCAGTACCTTATGGCTTCCTTAACATTTGGATCGTATTGCATTTTGGTTATGTTAAATAAAGTGGGATAGTCCATGAAattctacttcttttttttttttttttttattattattattatttgataagaagaaaaagaaattaaatattaaataaaattgtTTGTACATTTATGTTGTTATTAGATTGGGTGATATTTTGTTCCTTGTTAATAGATACATAAGCCAAATGAGCTAAAAATAAGACAACTTCGTTAGTACGCTTGAGCATAAATGTAGTTAGTAgtatgagataaaaaaaaatccacaaaaatAGGAGCGACGCTCCAAGGCCACGAAGTAGTACTTTTGTCAAAAAGTAGATGACTTAACTCCTCTGAATTGCTACAAACTTCTGCAATGTTCCATCCTTTTGCTTTCGCAAGCTGTAATCCATATAGAAAACTTCTGGTGCTTGTTTCAATAGAGTTTCCTATCATCAAATAGTTTGCAGACAATGAGATACATTTCCCTTTGAAAATGATACAATTAGCCCATCCGGAGTTATTTTGATAAGTATTTGATATGCTAACACAAATCATCAGTGGTAATTCCAGATTTGGGAGACAAGGTAAAACTGGGTGAGTGTATTGAAGGATCACCTGCTGTTGTTGGGGTGGTTTGTAGTAAATTTGAATCCATTGATTCACAGGAATAGGATGGAATGGGGGTTAGGAATATTAGTAGTAAAAATGACTTTATTTCTATGTATCCATATAAAATAACATATAATAATGAAAGTACTAAAAAAGTTGCATAAATCTTTATCCAGAAGTGAGATAGAATTAAAGAGATGCATAACCAAAGGCTTAAAGGAGAAACCAGAAATATTTTCAGTTCTTAAACCCAATGCGCTAGCTGCCCAGATTCTCCTAATGAAGTCACATGAAAGAAAGATATGCCAAATGGACACAGAATGTTTACGGCAAAAACCACAAGTAGAGTCAACACTCATCTATTTTCCCAGAATATCCTTAGTGGGAATTCCTCCAAGAGCAAGCCTCCATGAAATTCTACTTAGTGTAGACACACTAAGGATGTTTAGGATGATGATAAGCCGGTCATTATGGAACATATGGGAAGCTATGATCCACCTTTATATTTTAGAAATTATCAAAATACCTCTAAGAGTTGTTAATtagaaaagaatgaataaactaataaattagttttaaaattttattttattttattttttatttttgaagaaAAGCAATTTCACACTAACAACGAAGAAAAAAAGTTCCACAAAAATCTAAAAAGAGCTGATTCAAGAGAAAGGGTGGGGGAGAGGAGTAGTCCCAAACGCTATGTATGACATTGTGTTGAAGCTCCCGTAGATGCTAAAAGATCCGCTACCAAATTTCATTCTCGCAAGATGTGTTGGAAAGTGATGTCTTTAAAGTCATTCGAAAGGTGCCAACAGTCATTGATAATGTGCCGCACTCTCCATGGAACCGATTGACAAGAGCGATTGAGGACATTGATAATAGTGAGATTATCCCCTTCAATAATAAGGGATTTATGTCCTTGAGAGGCAACAATTCGTAATGCCAACAAAACTACCATAGCTTCAACCACAACTGCATGAGCATAACCGATTCCAATCAAGAATCCCCCGAGAAAACAAGCCATTGTGATCCCGAATGACTCCCCCAATTCCTGCTGCTCATGGATTTCCACTAGCAGCAGGATTTCCACTAGAAGCCCCATCGACGTTCACCTTAATGAGAGGTGAGGGAGGGGGGGTTCATTAGACAAAAGAAAATTGCCTGGTATATAAAGGAATTTTGTGATAGACTTAATTTGTAAGAAGTTTGGCTTTATGGAGAATCGTTCCCGTAGGAATTTGAGTTGAACGAAAGACCATGTCCAAAAAAACCAACCATAAGTTCCACAATATATTTAGAGTGAGGGATAGCTGAAGATGATAAGCTCTGGTGTTAGATGATTATTGCAAGAGAGTGAAAATGCAGGAATGGAAGTCATTCCATGATTTACTACTTGTGAATCCAGCCATTGTCCACACAGTGTTGGCAAAAGTGCAATCAAACAAAATATGCTTATCGGTGAGTCCTAAGGCATTGCACCAATGCCAGATATCTGGAATTGAGAGACCCCTACTTCTGAGAAGAGCTGGAGTTGGTAATTGTCCTAGAAGGAGTTTCCAATTAAAGAACTTGATTTTAGGTATtgtatatgaatgccaaaaatgTAGCCAAATTGGATTTGGAGAATTACATGATTGGCCAAGCAACATACGATAAGCTGATGAAACTGAGAACATACCAGAAGCAGTACCAAGCCATATATATTTATCTGGGGTGTCCTGCAAGGGTATTGGAATGGACAATATACTCTAAGCAATATCAGTCGGCCACCAGTGAAAAATAATGTGTTGTTTCCATGTGCAAGTGAGAGGACAAATCAGCTCCTCAACCAATCTGGGTGCGTCCTCCGTAATAGGAAATGGTGCCAACAATGGAGGGTTATTGGGAATCCAATAGTCTTGCCATGGATTTATAGACTGGCCATTACCCACCACTTTTTTGCAATAAAGCACGAGTACCAGCAATTGATTTCCAGCCCCACGACGCAGTTCCAGAACAAGTAGCTTGAAAAAAGGATGTCTGAGGAAAGTATCGTTGCTTCATAAGTTTGGCCCAAAGAGATTGATTGGGAAAGAGTAGGTTCGGCTAATAGAGTTTGATTCATATGAGCCGATAACTTTAAATTGAGACCCCCACATCTTTTGAGCTGACAAATAGAGGACCAACTTACTGTAGGAATTAGCTTAGATTCTCCATTAAACCAGAAAAATTGagtatttaattttttccacAAAATATCTTGTATTTGAACATGATGTGAAAATTTCTTGATTTTGTATCATTTAAGTCTTTTTTGACCATGTGAACATGATGTGCTATCGAGAAGTGAATGTTGTGACTGATAAGTTGGCAAAGCATGTGGCTATTACAAGACAGTCAAGGAGATGGGATTCAATGTCATCTTTTATAATTCATAATATATTGGTACACAAATATGAGACCCAGATATAATTTTACATAAGTAgagatttctcttttttattggaTTACCCATCTGTTAATgaccatgccaaaggtggagggggAATTCAATGGGtaattctctcattcttttatgCTTATTTTCTTCCAATCTATGATTATATTCTTTTGCT is from Macadamia integrifolia cultivar HAES 741 unplaced genomic scaffold, SCU_Mint_v3 scaffold1260, whole genome shotgun sequence and encodes:
- the LOC122063244 gene encoding receptor-like protein kinase HSL1, whose protein sequence is MLLLLLLWFLFLSPNLVLSLNQEGLYLQQVKQGFDDPDGALSNWNDRDESPCNWNGIKCDSVTGSVNSVDLSNTDIAGPFPTLLCRLHNLSFISLFNNSINSSLPDEISTCRNLQHLNLAQNLLVGPLPSSLSDISNLRHLDLTGNNLSADIPVTFGRFPELEVLSLVGNFFNGTIPSFLGNISTLKQLNLSYNPFSPSEIPPEFGNLTRLEVLWLSQCNLVGQIPDSLGRLQNLLDLDFAMNNLHGPIPLSITNLSSVVQIELFNNSLSGGLPAGMSNLKALRRLDASMNDLEGTIPDELCALPLESLNLYENHLEGTLPESIAMSPNLYELKLFGNRLTGELPKDLGKNSPLKLIDVSENELSGEIPANLCAKGYLEELLLISNMFSGQIPESLGHCWSLTRVRLRGNRLSGEVPAAFWGLPNVNLLELVGNLFSGGISKMISGASNLSVLLISENRFIGSIPDEIGMAENLVEFSGSDNQLSGPLPATLMRLIELTRLDLHNNELSGELPSGFRSLKKLNELNLANNELSGKIPAQIGSMPVLNYLDLSGNVFSGNIPLELQSLKLNRFNLSNNHLSGDLPPLYEKETYRDSFLGNPGLCGDLPDLCSRGSEARNQGFVWLLRSIFILAGMVLIIGVGWFYCKFRNFKNEKKGIDKSKWTLTSFHKLGFSEYEILDCLDEDNVIGSGASGKVYKAVLSNGEAVAVKKLWGGSKKGIDCRNIEKGQVPDDGFEAEVETLGKIRHKNIVKLWCCCTTRDCRLLVYEYMPNGSLGDLLHSSKASLLDWPIRYKIAVDAAEGLSYLHHDCVPPIVHRDVKSNNILLDGEFGARVADFGVAKVVDKIGKGQKSMSVIAGSCGYIAPEYAYTLRVNEKSDIYSFGVVILELVTGRLPIDPEFGEKDLVKWVCITLDKKGIDHVIDPKLESCFKEEMCKVLNIGLLCASPLPINRPSMRRVVKMLLEVCPESSKVRNQKDGKLSPYFYEDTSDQGSIA